From the genome of Desulfonatronum thiosulfatophilum, one region includes:
- a CDS encoding GAF domain-containing protein — protein MTKEKDYYHSLYEVAKVINSSLDPSLVLDAITQQVTKALDLKACSIRLLADDGKNLLMGASHGLSKGYLRKGAVEVAKSGLDQEALSGKQVTIREACSDPRFQYPEKAKEEGISSVVVLPLLAEEKAIGVLRGYSEQCRDFSEEEIEFLTIIANLSAIAIENARLHHRLKLDSELQTAYDYRLFDD, from the coding sequence ATGACCAAAGAGAAGGACTATTATCATTCCCTGTACGAAGTGGCCAAGGTAATCAATTCCAGCCTGGATCCCTCACTGGTATTGGACGCCATCACCCAGCAGGTGACCAAAGCCCTTGATCTCAAGGCCTGCTCCATCCGCCTCCTGGCTGACGACGGCAAGAATCTCTTGATGGGCGCTTCCCATGGACTCAGCAAAGGCTACCTGCGCAAAGGCGCCGTTGAAGTGGCCAAGAGCGGGCTGGATCAGGAGGCGCTCTCGGGGAAGCAGGTCACCATTCGCGAGGCCTGTTCCGATCCGCGTTTTCAGTATCCGGAAAAAGCCAAGGAAGAGGGAATCTCCTCCGTCGTGGTCTTGCCGCTTCTGGCCGAGGAAAAAGCCATTGGCGTGCTGCGGGGTTATTCGGAGCAGTGCCGGGATTTTTCAGAGGAGGAAATCGAATTTCTGACCATCATTGCCAACCTGAGTGCCATTGCCATTGAAAATGCCCGCCTACACCATCGTCTCAAACTGGATAGCGAGCTGCAGACAGCCTACGACTACCGGCTCTTTGATGATTAA
- the gap gene encoding type I glyceraldehyde-3-phosphate dehydrogenase yields MQKINIGINGFGRIGRQVLKAIHEKHADRLQVVAVNDLFDVATNVHLFKFDTSYGRFRFEAGASENQMTIGDWTVSSFAQRDPSQIPWQDVGVDIVLECTGIFRSRATAGQHLQAGAKKVIISAPAKEEDVTLVLGVNQDRYDPQKHHILSNASCTTNCLAPPVKVLHDAFGIVKGTMTTVHSYTNDQRILDLPHKDLRRARAAACNIIPTSTGAARALALVMPEMKGRFDGYSLRVPTPTVSVVDCSILLERETTTEELRATLKSAADGPLHGILGYADLPLVSSDFIGDDRSSIVDEEFTLVMGGQGNLIKLVAWYDNEWGYSCRLADLAAFLAEKGL; encoded by the coding sequence ATGCAAAAAATAAATATTGGAATTAATGGGTTCGGCAGGATCGGTCGCCAAGTGCTCAAGGCGATTCATGAAAAGCACGCCGACAGACTGCAGGTGGTGGCGGTCAACGATCTGTTCGATGTTGCCACCAATGTTCATCTCTTCAAGTTCGACACGAGCTACGGGCGGTTTCGTTTCGAAGCCGGGGCCAGCGAGAACCAGATGACCATCGGCGACTGGACCGTGAGTAGCTTTGCCCAGCGTGATCCCTCCCAGATTCCATGGCAGGATGTAGGGGTGGATATTGTTCTTGAATGTACCGGAATTTTTCGGTCCAGGGCCACTGCCGGTCAGCATCTGCAGGCCGGGGCGAAGAAGGTGATAATTTCGGCTCCAGCCAAGGAGGAGGATGTAACCCTTGTCCTGGGGGTGAATCAGGACCGGTACGATCCTCAAAAGCACCACATTCTCTCCAATGCCTCCTGCACCACCAACTGCTTGGCGCCACCGGTCAAGGTGCTGCACGACGCCTTCGGCATCGTCAAGGGCACCATGACCACGGTCCACTCCTACACCAATGACCAGCGCATCCTGGATTTGCCGCACAAGGATCTCCGGCGGGCCCGGGCCGCGGCCTGCAACATTATTCCCACGAGCACCGGCGCAGCCAGAGCCCTGGCACTGGTCATGCCCGAGATGAAAGGGCGCTTCGACGGGTACTCCCTGCGGGTGCCCACGCCCACGGTCTCGGTGGTGGATTGTTCCATTCTTCTGGAGCGCGAGACCACTACCGAGGAACTCCGCGCCACGTTGAAGTCCGCGGCGGACGGACCACTGCACGGCATCCTCGGCTATGCCGACCTGCCGCTGGTTTCCTCGGACTTCATCGGCGACGATCGCTCCAGCATCGTGGATGAGGAATTCACCCTGGTCATGGGCGGTCAGGGCAACCTGATCAAGCTGGTGGCCTGGTACGACAACGAATGGGGATACTCCTGCCGTCTTGCGGATCTGGCGGCGTTTTTGGCTGAGAAGGGATTGTAA
- the hisF gene encoding imidazole glycerol phosphate synthase subunit HisF yields MLSKRIIPCLDVRDGRLTKGVKFKGNVDIGDPVDMARFYSDEGADELVFYDITASSEDRGIMLRVVEEVASKTFIPFSVGGGIRNVADMRAVLLAGAEKISVNSAAVRTPEIISQGAAAFGSQCIVVGMDVLKVDTSQSIPSGYEVVIHGGRTPTGLDALAWAGKVQELGAGEICLNSIDADGTKEGYELTLTRLISEAVSIPVIASGGAGKPEHLADALNQGLASAALVASIVHFGEYSIRGIKDILADQGIKVRQVW; encoded by the coding sequence ATGCTCAGTAAACGCATCATCCCCTGCCTGGACGTTCGGGACGGCAGACTGACCAAGGGCGTGAAGTTCAAGGGCAACGTGGACATCGGCGATCCCGTGGATATGGCTCGGTTCTACTCCGACGAAGGGGCCGACGAACTGGTGTTCTACGACATCACGGCATCCAGCGAAGACCGGGGCATTATGCTCCGCGTGGTGGAAGAGGTGGCGTCCAAGACCTTCATCCCGTTCTCCGTTGGCGGCGGCATTCGCAACGTCGCGGACATGCGGGCCGTGCTGCTGGCGGGTGCGGAAAAGATCTCCGTCAATTCCGCCGCGGTGCGGACGCCGGAGATCATCTCCCAGGGAGCTGCTGCATTCGGGTCCCAATGCATCGTGGTGGGCATGGACGTGCTGAAGGTGGATACGAGCCAATCCATTCCGTCAGGGTACGAAGTGGTCATCCATGGGGGCCGTACTCCCACCGGCCTTGACGCCCTGGCCTGGGCCGGAAAGGTGCAGGAACTGGGAGCAGGTGAAATCTGCCTGAATTCCATTGATGCCGACGGCACCAAGGAAGGTTACGAGTTGACCTTGACCCGGTTGATCTCCGAGGCCGTATCCATTCCAGTGATCGCTTCAGGCGGCGCCGGCAAGCCGGAGCATCTGGCCGACGCCCTGAACCAGGGGCTGGCTTCCGCGGCCCTGGTGGCCTCCATCGTGCATTTCGGCGAGTATTCAATTCGGGGAATCAAGGACATCCTGGCTGATCAAGGCATCAAGGTCCGCCAGGTGTGGTGA
- the dnaJ gene encoding molecular chaperone DnaJ, translated as MAQRKDFYEILGVPGDASEEEIKKAYRRMAMKYHPDRNPDDPQAEVRFKEAAEAYEVLRDPQKRAHYDRFGHEGLNNSGFQGFRNTDDIFSTFSDIFGEFFGYGNRGPRPQAGADLRYNLTLSFRDAAKGREIELELPKNETCEECSGSGAAPGTRPETCQQCGGQGQIHQSQGFFRLAVTCPICQGQGEIITTPCRTCHGRGIVRKIRELKVRVPAGVDNGSRLRLRGEGEPGLYGGPPGDLFVVIHVQEDDVFRRQGQNLVVKKEISFVDAALGARIEVPTLDDPVPMDIPKGTQSGHVFQISGMGLPHLGSSHRGDLLVEVQVMIPTRLTGKQEELLREFARLEDDRPMKKVKRLFKKAKDAVKG; from the coding sequence ATGGCGCAACGAAAGGATTTTTATGAAATCCTCGGAGTACCCGGGGATGCGTCGGAAGAGGAAATCAAGAAGGCTTATCGACGCATGGCCATGAAGTACCATCCGGACCGCAATCCGGATGATCCACAGGCCGAGGTACGGTTCAAGGAGGCCGCGGAAGCTTACGAAGTGCTTCGCGATCCACAAAAACGCGCCCATTATGACCGGTTCGGCCATGAAGGACTCAACAATTCCGGTTTTCAGGGCTTTCGCAACACGGACGACATTTTCTCGACCTTCAGCGACATATTCGGTGAGTTTTTCGGATATGGAAATCGCGGTCCCAGGCCTCAGGCCGGAGCGGATCTTCGCTACAACCTGACGCTGTCCTTCCGGGATGCGGCCAAAGGCAGAGAAATTGAACTGGAGCTGCCCAAGAACGAAACCTGCGAGGAATGTAGCGGATCAGGTGCGGCCCCGGGAACAAGACCGGAAACCTGTCAACAATGCGGAGGCCAGGGCCAGATTCACCAGAGTCAGGGTTTTTTTCGCCTAGCCGTAACCTGCCCGATTTGCCAAGGTCAGGGAGAAATCATCACCACGCCCTGCCGGACCTGCCATGGCCGAGGCATCGTACGCAAGATACGGGAACTTAAAGTCCGGGTTCCGGCCGGCGTGGACAATGGAAGCCGCCTGCGCCTGCGCGGGGAAGGCGAACCGGGCTTGTACGGCGGCCCACCCGGCGACCTCTTCGTGGTCATTCATGTGCAGGAGGACGATGTTTTTCGTCGCCAGGGACAAAACCTGGTGGTCAAGAAGGAAATCAGCTTCGTGGACGCCGCTCTCGGCGCGCGCATCGAGGTGCCCACCCTGGACGACCCCGTCCCCATGGATATCCCCAAAGGTACCCAGAGCGGACATGTCTTTCAGATTTCCGGAATGGGCTTGCCCCATCTTGGCAGCAGCCATCGGGGAGACCTGCTGGTCGAAGTCCAGGTGATGATTCCTACCAGGTTGACCGGCAAGCAGGAAGAACTCTTGCGCGAATTTGCCCGCCTGGAAGATGACCGGCCCATGAAAAAGGTGAAGCGCCTCTTCAAAAAGGCAAAAGATGCCGTAAAAGGATGA
- the hisH gene encoding imidazole glycerol phosphate synthase subunit HisH has product MLAILDYEAGNQTSVRRALDFLGIPCSITADPDVLLGAAGVIFPGVGAAGQAMEELHSKGLDRVLGEVVRTGKPLLGICVGCQILLDYSAENDTSTLGILSGECRRFDPSWTDESGRNLIIPHMGWNGFQRKKECSLLDNVPDEAEFYFVHSYFPVPAPELVLATTFYGREFASLFGRPGLWATQFHPEKSGRPGLTLLANFYAYCNEVAHAQ; this is encoded by the coding sequence ATGCTGGCGATTTTGGATTATGAAGCCGGGAACCAGACCAGTGTCCGGCGGGCACTGGATTTTCTGGGTATCCCATGTTCAATCACCGCTGATCCGGACGTACTGCTCGGGGCTGCCGGAGTGATTTTTCCGGGAGTCGGCGCAGCCGGACAGGCCATGGAGGAGCTGCACTCAAAAGGCTTGGACAGGGTTCTGGGCGAGGTGGTGCGCACGGGAAAACCTTTGCTGGGCATTTGCGTGGGGTGTCAGATTTTGCTGGACTACAGCGCGGAAAACGATACCTCCACTCTGGGCATCCTGAGCGGAGAATGCCGAAGGTTCGATCCTTCCTGGACGGATGAGAGCGGGCGGAACCTGATCATCCCGCACATGGGCTGGAATGGATTCCAGCGCAAGAAGGAATGCAGCCTGCTGGACAACGTCCCGGACGAGGCGGAATTCTACTTCGTGCACAGCTACTTTCCGGTGCCCGCTCCCGAATTGGTCCTGGCAACCACGTTCTACGGCCGGGAATTCGCGTCCCTGTTCGGCCGCCCCGGTCTCTGGGCCACCCAGTTCCATCCGGAAAAGAGCGGACGACCCGGTTTGACCCTGCTCGCCAACTTTTACGCCTACTGCAACGAGGTGGCCCATGCTCAGTAA
- the rfaD gene encoding ADP-glyceromanno-heptose 6-epimerase, which yields MYIVTGGAGFIGSALVWKLNQQGITDILVVDDLGRGGKWKNLVNLRYSEYLHKATFLQLLEQGKLGPEVQAILHMGACSSTTETDAEYLMENNYRYTKILAQFCLRHDVRFIYASSAATYGDGVLGFDDDPEMMPRLKPLNMYGYSKQLFDLWALRNNLTDRMVGLKFFNVFGPNEYHKNDMMSVVCKAYRQILETGRLRLFKSHRPDYADGAQQRDFIYVKDCLDVVWWLLENREVNGIFNLGRGEAKSWNDLARAVFSAMEQPFNVEYIDMPEAIREKYQYYTEASMNRLYDLGCPVIFGSLETGVADYIHTYLMKEDPYLG from the coding sequence ATGTACATCGTCACAGGGGGAGCTGGATTCATCGGCAGCGCCCTGGTCTGGAAACTGAATCAGCAGGGCATCACGGACATCCTTGTCGTGGATGATCTGGGGCGGGGGGGAAAGTGGAAGAATCTGGTCAACCTGCGCTATTCGGAATATCTGCACAAGGCCACGTTTCTGCAGCTTCTGGAACAGGGGAAACTGGGTCCGGAGGTGCAGGCGATCCTGCACATGGGGGCCTGCTCCTCCACCACGGAAACCGATGCCGAATACCTGATGGAGAACAATTACCGTTACACGAAGATCCTGGCCCAGTTCTGCCTGCGCCACGACGTCCGGTTCATCTATGCCAGCAGCGCGGCAACCTACGGCGACGGAGTCCTGGGTTTCGACGACGACCCGGAGATGATGCCCCGTTTAAAGCCGCTGAACATGTACGGCTACTCGAAGCAGCTCTTTGATCTCTGGGCCCTGCGCAACAACCTGACGGACCGGATGGTCGGGTTGAAGTTCTTCAATGTCTTCGGTCCCAACGAATATCACAAGAACGATATGATGAGCGTGGTCTGCAAGGCCTATCGCCAGATCCTGGAAACCGGGAGGCTGCGCCTGTTCAAGTCCCACCGGCCTGATTACGCCGACGGCGCCCAGCAGCGCGATTTCATCTACGTCAAGGATTGCCTGGATGTGGTCTGGTGGCTGCTCGAGAACCGGGAGGTCAACGGCATCTTCAACCTGGGACGGGGCGAAGCCAAAAGCTGGAATGATCTGGCCCGCGCCGTTTTTTCAGCCATGGAGCAGCCGTTCAATGTCGAATACATCGACATGCCGGAGGCCATACGCGAAAAATATCAATACTACACCGAAGCGAGCATGAATCGCCTGTACGATCTCGGATGTCCCGTCATCTTCGGCTCCCTGGAAACCGGCGTGGCCGATTACATCCACACCTACCTCATGAAAGAAGATCCCTATCTGGGATGA
- the moaC gene encoding cyclic pyranopterin monophosphate synthase MoaC, whose translation MFSHMTENGDLTMVDVGDKEQTQRLAMARGEIILSAKTLDLLLEKALPKGDVLATAKVAGIMAAKRTSELIPLCHTLNLSYVDLRFTVDVQRLRIIIDSEIRCTGQTGAEMEALMAVQVAALTIYDMCKAVQKDIVVGPCRLMHKSGGRGGTYEAISDDDHPTDDPVE comes from the coding sequence ATGTTTTCTCATATGACGGAGAATGGCGATTTGACCATGGTGGATGTTGGCGACAAGGAACAGACCCAGCGCCTGGCCATGGCCCGCGGCGAAATCATACTCTCCGCGAAGACCCTGGACCTGCTCCTGGAAAAGGCCCTGCCCAAGGGGGACGTCCTGGCCACAGCCAAGGTTGCGGGAATTATGGCGGCCAAAAGAACCTCCGAACTGATTCCCCTGTGCCACACCTTAAACCTGTCCTATGTCGATCTGCGCTTCACCGTGGACGTGCAACGCCTGCGCATCATCATCGATTCCGAAATTCGCTGCACCGGGCAGACCGGCGCGGAAATGGAAGCTCTCATGGCGGTTCAGGTGGCTGCGCTGACCATCTACGACATGTGCAAGGCTGTACAAAAGGACATCGTGGTCGGGCCCTGCCGCTTGATGCACAAATCCGGAGGACGCGGCGGCACGTACGAAGCCATTTCGGACGACGACCATCCGACTGATGATCCGGTGGAGTAG
- a CDS encoding TAXI family TRAP transporter solute-binding subunit, whose protein sequence is MRTKLMTFLMGLAALALSFGVTPAEAQRASFLAFGGGPTGGTFNYFANGISIYLSRAMTNVEISSEGSGGSGENLRRLHAGQVDFGIVYAGDAYLGRNGQLPNDDREYVNVRTMGYLYGAPAQLVVRADAGINSAKDLAGKRVAVGNAGSGAALAAERFFRHMGLWDDINPQFLGYSPAASAFKDRKIDAFWVLVGYPNASIIEAATQDNIALVNLHKDAEESGFYSEFPFYARVEIPADTYRGQSEPVVTFQDSTFWMTNVKVSDDVVYDALKIIYSPEGLQHMVTAHSAAREMSIEGGLNGASVLLHPGAAKFWSEQGVAIPENLKP, encoded by the coding sequence ATGAGAACAAAATTGATGACGTTTCTGATGGGGTTGGCAGCATTGGCCTTGTCTTTCGGAGTCACCCCCGCCGAAGCCCAACGCGCCTCATTCCTCGCTTTCGGCGGCGGCCCGACCGGGGGCACATTCAATTATTTTGCAAACGGCATCTCCATTTATCTGTCCAGAGCCATGACCAATGTGGAAATCTCATCTGAAGGTTCCGGCGGTTCCGGTGAAAATCTGCGAAGGCTCCATGCCGGCCAGGTTGATTTCGGCATTGTGTACGCCGGCGACGCCTACCTTGGCCGCAATGGTCAACTGCCCAATGACGACAGAGAATACGTCAATGTCAGGACCATGGGCTATCTGTACGGCGCACCGGCACAGTTGGTCGTGCGTGCGGATGCCGGCATCAACTCCGCCAAGGATCTGGCCGGGAAACGGGTTGCCGTGGGCAATGCCGGTTCCGGAGCAGCCTTGGCCGCGGAACGTTTTTTCCGGCACATGGGTCTGTGGGATGACATCAATCCGCAATTTCTGGGCTATTCTCCGGCTGCCTCAGCCTTCAAGGATCGCAAGATCGATGCGTTCTGGGTTCTTGTCGGCTATCCCAATGCCTCGATTATTGAAGCGGCCACCCAGGACAATATCGCGCTGGTAAATCTGCACAAGGATGCCGAGGAAAGCGGCTTTTACTCCGAATTCCCCTTCTACGCCCGGGTTGAAATTCCCGCGGACACCTACCGCGGGCAGAGCGAGCCGGTGGTCACTTTCCAGGATTCCACCTTCTGGATGACCAATGTGAAGGTTTCCGACGACGTGGTCTACGATGCTCTGAAGATCATCTATTCACCGGAAGGCCTGCAGCACATGGTCACCGCGCATTCCGCGGCCCGGGAGATGTCCATTGAAGGCGGTCTGAACGGTGCTTCCGTACTCCTGCACCCTGGAGCTGCCAAATTCTGGTCCGAGCAGGGAGTTGCCATCCCTGAAAATCTGAAACCTTAG
- the rpoZ gene encoding DNA-directed RNA polymerase subunit omega, which yields MARITVEDCLQQVDNRFLVVQMAIKRVQQYRKGYKPLLESDNKDIVTALREIAAGKVLPSEDIQQAAVIGVTK from the coding sequence ATGGCCAGAATTACTGTTGAAGACTGCTTGCAGCAGGTGGATAATAGATTTCTTGTGGTTCAGATGGCGATCAAGCGGGTCCAGCAATATCGCAAAGGGTACAAGCCGCTGCTGGAAAGCGACAACAAGGACATCGTCACCGCGCTCCGTGAAATAGCCGCGGGCAAGGTGTTGCCTTCTGAGGACATTCAGCAAGCCGCGGTCATTGGCGTGACAAAGTAA